A genomic region of Mus musculus strain C57BL/6J chromosome 7, GRCm38.p6 C57BL/6J contains the following coding sequences:
- the Rps5 gene encoding 40S ribosomal protein S5: MTEWEAATPAVAETPDIKLFGKWSTDDVQINDISLQDYIAVKEKYAKYLPHSAGRYAAKRFRKAQCPIVERLTNSMMMHGRNNGKKLMTVRIVKHAFEIIHLLTGENPLQVLVNAIINSGPREDSTRIGRAGTVRRQAVDVSPLRRVNQAIWLLCTGAREAAFRNIKTIAECLADELINAAKGSSNSYAIKKKDELERVAKSNR, from the exons ATGACTGAGTGGGAAGCAGCCACACCAGCGGTGGCAGAGACCCCTGACATCAAGCTCTTTGGGAAATGGAGCACTGATGACGTGCAGATCAACGATATTTCTCTGCAG GATTACATTGCTGTGAAGGAGAAGTATGCCAAGTACCTGCCCCACAGTGCCGGACGGTATGCTGCCAAGCGCTTCCGCAAAGCACAATGTCCCATCGTGGAGCGCCTTACTAACTCCATGATGATGCATGGTCGTAACAACGGCAAGAAGCTCATGACTGTGCGAATTGTCAAGCATGCCTTTGAGATCATCCACCTGCTCACTGGTGAG AACCCTCTGCAGGTCCTGGTGAATGCTATCATCAACAGTGGCCCCCGAGAAGACTCAACACGCATTGGGCGGGCCGGTACAGTGAGACGACAGGCTGTGGATGTGTCCCCACTGCGTCGAGTGAATCAG GCCATCTGGCTGCTGTGCACAGGGGCTCGTGAGGCTGCTTTCCGGAACATCAAGACCATCGCCGAGTGCCTTGCAGATGAGCTCATTAATGCTGCCAAG GGCTCCTCCAATTCCTATGCCATCAAGAAGAAAGATGAACTGGAGCGTGTGGCCAAGTCTAACCGCTGA
- the Rnf225 gene encoding RING finger protein 225: MPCPRLPWLRRHRTSQGSGPSSPSTVSAPNSPSRGEDEDAEEEEGDGTPGSGPILPPTSPMECLICVSPFDGIFKLPKRLDCGHVFCLECLARLSLATAGGGDAVACPMCRAPTRLAPRRGLPALPTQPGLLPRDARAPLPRQGSVRFDRRRGLLYLRPPPPSPGPRKSRTVRAPPPPPPLRLGRPLSRRLSLSSPAWAFNAAVALAVLVAAGLVVSGVYIFFLIPHVTNSGVRPQTVALAPENDFWVSPRPTPVAPWTHAWTRRPTKPDLDLDDTLPEATKDTPELEEATKDPVETQGIPDLPPDQTPKAEIDLNWNPKAQADGKKVQLQQ, encoded by the coding sequence ATGCCGTGTCCTCGGCTGCCCTGGCTCCGCCGCCACCGAACATCCCAGGGCTCTGGCCCCAGCTCCCCAAGTACCGTCTCTGCTCCTAACTCCCCTAGCAGAGGCGAAGACGaggatgcagaagaggaggagggcgaTGGCACCCCTGGCTCAGGCCCCATTCTGCCCCCTACATCCCCCATGGAATGTCTTATCTGCGTGTCACCCTTCGACGGCATTTTCAAGCTGCCTAAACGCCTGGACTGCGGTCACGTATTCTGTCTCGAGTGCCTGGCACGCCTGTCGCTGGCTACTGCGGGTGGCGGCGATGCAGTGGCTTGCCCCATGTGCCGCGCGCCCACACGCTTGGCCCCGCGCCGGGGGCTGCCCGCTCTGCCCACACAGCCCGGTTTGCTGCCTCGCGATGCGCGCGCGCCACTGCCACGCCAGGGTTCTGTGCGCTTTGACCGACGCCGGGGTCTCCTGTACCTGCGGCCACCACCGCCGTCTCCCGGGCCGCGAAAGAGCCGCACAGTGCGTGCCCCACCGCCTCCACCCCCGCTTCGCCTCGGCCGCCCGCTGTCACGTCGCCTGTCCCTGAGCAGTCCAGCATGGGCTTTCAACGCAGCAGTGGCGCTAGCTGTGCTGGTGGCCGCGGGTCTCGTGGTTTCTGGTGTGTACATCTTTTTCCTCATTCCTCATGTCACCAATTCCGGTGTGCGGCCTCAGACTGTGGCGCTGGCCCCCGAAAATGACTTCTGGGTTTCACCGCGGCCCACGCCAGTGGCGCCCTGGACCCATGCCTGGACACGACGCCCCACAAAGCCTGACCTGGACCTGGACGATACCCTGCCAGAGGCTACCAAGGACACGCCCGAGCTTGAGGAGGCTACCAAAGACCCAGTAGAGACTCAGGGGATCCCGGATTTACCACCAGATCAAACACCAAAGGCAGAGATTGATCTTAACTGGAACCCGAAGGCTCAGGCTGATGGGAAGAAGGTGCAATTGCAGCAATAA
- the Zscan22 gene encoding zinc finger and SCAN domain-containing protein 22 isoform b (isoform b is encoded by transcript variant 4) — protein MCVRHQDAFGSVRWEFWRPGWEPGVEREEASCKQSNTDELEPPKMATETVMGSVLPKSTLAHTCKPESHSESQPEFLGALWMKSTAQEMDFRKALGPHMDAPKDQPGHESNTSGNGSNMWPNFPSQDKASSEEKFGPLLDNETVPPDTCSEKKSSKDSECLKTFQNTSALEAHQKSHSQKTPYACTECGKVFSRSTHLVQHQVVHTGAKPHACKECGKAFSRVAHLTQHLRIHTGEKPYKCEECGKTFSRSTHLTQHQRVHTGERPYECDTCGKAFSQSTHLTQHQRIHTGEKPYRCDVCGKAFSDCSALVRHLRVHSGEKPYQCKDCPKAFAQSSSLIEHQRTHTGEKPYKCSDCGKAFSRSSALMVHLKIHITVTRSTP, from the coding sequence GATGGGAGCCAGGAGTGGAACGTGAAGAGGCAAGTTGCAAACAGAGCAATACAGATGAATTGGAGCCACCAAAAATGGCGACTGAAACTGTCATGGGAAGCGTTTTGCCAAAATCTACCCTTGCCCACACTTGTAAACCTGAGAGCCACTCAGAGAGCCAGCCAGAATTCCTAGGAGCACTCTGGATGAAGTCTACTGCCCAAGAGATGGATTTCAGAAAAGCTCTGGGGCCTCACATGGATGCCCCCAAAGACCAGCCTGGCCATGAGTCTAACACCTCAGGAAACGGTTCCAACATGTGGCCCAACTTCCCTTCCCAAGACAAGGCTTCTTCAGAGGAGAAATTTGGCCCATTACTTGATAATGAGACAGTGCCTCCAGATACTTGCTCAGAGAAGAAATCCTCCAAGGATagtgaatgtttgaaaacattCCAGAACACTTCAGCTCTGGAGGCCCACCAGAAGAGCCACTCTCAGAAGACGCCCTATGCCTGTACTGAGTGTGGGAAGGTATTCAGTCGGAGCACCCACCTTGTCCAACACCAGGTTGTTCACACAGGAGCAAAGCCCCATGCGTGTAAAGAGTGTGGTAAAGCCTTCAGTCGCGTTGCCCACCTGACACAGCACCTGAGGATTCATACTGGGGAGAAGCCTTATAAATGTGAGGAATGTGGTAAAACCTTCAGCCGCAGCACCCACCTCACGCAGCACCAGCGAGTACACACAGGCGAGCGGCCCTACGAGTGTGATACTTGCGGCAAAGCCTTCAGCCAGAGCACCCACCTGACACAGCACCAGCGCATCCACACCGGGGAGAAGCCCTAcaggtgtgatgtgtgtgggaaagccttcagtgACTGTTCAGCTCTGGTCCGGCACCTGAGAGTCCACTCTGGAGAGAAGCCTTATCAATGTAAGGACTGCCCGAAGGCCTTCGCACAAAGCTCCTCCCTCATTGAGCACCAGCGCACTCACACAGGTGAAAAGCCTTATAAATGCAGTGACTGTGGGAAAGCTTTTAGCCGCAGCTCAGCTCTCATGGTGCACCTAAAGATCCATATCACCGTGACTCGAAGCACCCCTTAG
- the Zscan22 gene encoding zinc finger and SCAN domain-containing protein 22 isoform c (isoform c is encoded by transcript variant 5), which yields MATETVMGSVLPKSTLAHTCKPESHSESQPEFLGALWMKSTAQEMDFRKALGPHMDAPKDQPGHESNTSGNGSNMWPNFPSQDKASSEEKFGPLLDNETVPPDTCSEKKSSKDSECLKTFQNTSALEAHQKSHSQKTPYACTECGKVFSRSTHLVQHQVVHTGAKPHACKECGKAFSRVAHLTQHLRIHTGEKPYKCEECGKTFSRSTHLTQHQRVHTGERPYECDTCGKAFSQSTHLTQHQRIHTGEKPYRCDVCGKAFSDCSALVRHLRVHSGEKPYQCKDCPKAFAQSSSLIEHQRTHTGEKPYKCSDCGKAFSRSSALMVHLKIHITVTRSTP from the coding sequence ATGGCGACTGAAACTGTCATGGGAAGCGTTTTGCCAAAATCTACCCTTGCCCACACTTGTAAACCTGAGAGCCACTCAGAGAGCCAGCCAGAATTCCTAGGAGCACTCTGGATGAAGTCTACTGCCCAAGAGATGGATTTCAGAAAAGCTCTGGGGCCTCACATGGATGCCCCCAAAGACCAGCCTGGCCATGAGTCTAACACCTCAGGAAACGGTTCCAACATGTGGCCCAACTTCCCTTCCCAAGACAAGGCTTCTTCAGAGGAGAAATTTGGCCCATTACTTGATAATGAGACAGTGCCTCCAGATACTTGCTCAGAGAAGAAATCCTCCAAGGATagtgaatgtttgaaaacattCCAGAACACTTCAGCTCTGGAGGCCCACCAGAAGAGCCACTCTCAGAAGACGCCCTATGCCTGTACTGAGTGTGGGAAGGTATTCAGTCGGAGCACCCACCTTGTCCAACACCAGGTTGTTCACACAGGAGCAAAGCCCCATGCGTGTAAAGAGTGTGGTAAAGCCTTCAGTCGCGTTGCCCACCTGACACAGCACCTGAGGATTCATACTGGGGAGAAGCCTTATAAATGTGAGGAATGTGGTAAAACCTTCAGCCGCAGCACCCACCTCACGCAGCACCAGCGAGTACACACAGGCGAGCGGCCCTACGAGTGTGATACTTGCGGCAAAGCCTTCAGCCAGAGCACCCACCTGACACAGCACCAGCGCATCCACACCGGGGAGAAGCCCTAcaggtgtgatgtgtgtgggaaagccttcagtgACTGTTCAGCTCTGGTCCGGCACCTGAGAGTCCACTCTGGAGAGAAGCCTTATCAATGTAAGGACTGCCCGAAGGCCTTCGCACAAAGCTCCTCCCTCATTGAGCACCAGCGCACTCACACAGGTGAAAAGCCTTATAAATGCAGTGACTGTGGGAAAGCTTTTAGCCGCAGCTCAGCTCTCATGGTGCACCTAAAGATCCATATCACCGTGACTCGAAGCACCCCTTAG